A DNA window from Candidatus Protochlamydia naegleriophila contains the following coding sequences:
- a CDS encoding tetratricopeptide repeat protein, with amino-acid sequence MRILYIDEVSHLQLQLLDVHYKGHSMAADPRERIHAGKVYCYLGKTIAERGLLWQMGQMIKAFASTLFSLAIIPLCFKEYRKFLKRAWIQGVAGHEKLAVYALKTLANHFIYRVNLSCEEGELEEAVNHTHFALQFDPDSVYILQRQQELGHLKRSLEQELIDVERELQQDFNSITALCKRANIYSQQGRLNEALADIERAIASEPDSPCALRLRGIIYYKQKRLMDALHDLNRALRMGSYSVEALCYRAELYWRHVLDRVSHAQLDCALRDFNHALELDPRSVLALSGRGLLFFKQGRVEEALSDLNRAVEIDPYAVNALECRGDLHVQQGNLEAALIDYNRVLELSQDFTKMAYYKREKVLAELEENVLLERDPHALLELELAAL; translated from the coding sequence ATGCGTATTCTCTATATTGATGAAGTGAGTCATCTTCAGCTGCAATTGTTGGATGTTCATTATAAGGGCCATTCGATGGCAGCTGATCCGAGAGAAAGAATACATGCGGGAAAAGTTTACTGCTATTTGGGAAAAACGATTGCAGAAAGGGGATTGTTATGGCAAATGGGGCAAATGATTAAAGCTTTTGCATCAACCCTCTTCTCCCTTGCAATCATCCCTTTGTGTTTTAAGGAATATCGCAAATTTTTAAAGCGTGCATGGATACAAGGGGTGGCAGGGCATGAGAAACTCGCTGTTTATGCATTAAAGACGCTAGCGAACCATTTTATCTATCGAGTCAATCTCTCTTGTGAAGAGGGAGAGTTGGAAGAGGCCGTGAATCACACCCATTTTGCCTTGCAATTCGATCCTGACTCGGTCTATATTTTACAGCGCCAACAGGAGCTAGGGCATCTAAAGCGAAGTCTAGAACAAGAATTAATCGATGTTGAGAGAGAGTTGCAACAAGACTTTAATTCAATTACTGCCTTGTGCAAGCGCGCAAATATTTACAGCCAGCAAGGAAGATTGAACGAGGCATTAGCGGATATTGAACGTGCGATCGCATCAGAGCCCGATTCTCCTTGTGCACTGCGCTTGCGCGGGATTATCTATTATAAGCAAAAGAGGCTAATGGATGCCCTGCATGATCTCAACCGAGCCTTGCGCATGGGATCTTATTCAGTGGAGGCCCTCTGTTATCGAGCAGAGCTCTATTGGCGGCATGTTCTTGATCGGGTTAGCCATGCGCAGCTCGATTGTGCTTTGCGCGATTTCAATCATGCATTGGAATTAGATCCTCGGTCGGTTTTGGCTTTAAGTGGCCGTGGTTTGCTTTTTTTCAAGCAAGGCAGAGTTGAAGAGGCTTTGAGCGATCTCAATCGTGCCGTGGAAATCGATCCCTATGCGGTTAATGCTTTAGAATGCCGAGGAGATTTGCATGTACAACAAGGAAACTTAGAAGCTGCTCTAATCGATTACAATCGCGTTTTGGAACTGTCGCAAGACTTCACAAAAATGGCCTATTATAAGCGAGAAAAAGTGTTGGCAGAGTTAGAAGAAAATGTACTGCTAGAGCGCGATCCGCATGCGCTCCTCGAGCTTGAGTTGGCTGCCTTATGA
- a CDS encoding glycosyltransferase family 2 protein codes for MIRLPISVTILTKNSQKYLKEVLEALASFDEVLICDTGSEDNTLLIAQEFPNAVIYKRSFIGFGPTHNIASSLARNDWILSVDSDEVVTGELAKEIADLKLAAGHVYSFPRHNEYRGKWIKWCGWHPDRQIRLFNRAETRFTDAQVHESIIIEHLKHVHLQAPLRHYSYDKVADFLTKMQSYSTLFATQYQGRKHSSFGKALSHGSFSFFKSYILKRGFLGGQEGFEISFYNAATAFYKYLKLAEANRQLELEGLEKCGDGQTKKLAASKPLHQATPNQAPPSGEHKQK; via the coding sequence ATGATACGTCTCCCCATCAGCGTCACCATTCTCACGAAAAACAGCCAAAAGTATTTAAAAGAAGTCCTGGAAGCTTTAGCGTCGTTTGATGAGGTTCTCATTTGTGATACGGGATCGGAAGACAATACGCTACTAATCGCTCAAGAATTTCCAAACGCTGTCATCTACAAGCGCTCTTTCATCGGCTTTGGCCCTACTCACAATATTGCCTCAAGCCTTGCACGCAATGACTGGATTTTGTCAGTCGATAGCGACGAGGTCGTTACAGGTGAATTGGCAAAAGAGATTGCAGATCTTAAACTAGCTGCTGGACATGTTTACTCATTCCCTCGCCACAATGAATATCGAGGAAAATGGATCAAATGGTGCGGCTGGCACCCTGACCGGCAGATCCGCCTTTTCAATAGAGCCGAAACGCGCTTTACAGATGCTCAAGTGCATGAATCGATCATCATTGAGCACCTAAAGCATGTCCATCTTCAAGCCCCTCTTCGCCACTACTCATACGACAAAGTCGCTGACTTTCTAACCAAAATGCAATCCTACTCAACCCTGTTCGCTACGCAATATCAAGGACGTAAACACTCATCCTTTGGAAAAGCCCTTTCACATGGAAGCTTTTCTTTTTTTAAGAGCTATATCTTAAAAAGAGGTTTTCTGGGAGGGCAAGAAGGTTTTGAAATATCCTTTTACAATGCTGCCACAGCCTTTTACAAATACCTTAAGCTAGCGGAGGCTAACCGTCAATTAGAGCTTGAAGGCCTTGAAAAATGCGGCGATGGCCAGACGAAAAAGCTCGCTGCTTCAAAGCCTCTACATCAAGCCACTCCAAATCAGGCACCGCCAAGCGGTGAGCACAAGCAAAAATAA
- a CDS encoding peroxiredoxin, with the protein MALLSVGSEVPSFEATTANGQALSNKQLLDQVYIFYFYPKDDTPGCTAQACSFRDAKPLFDAGQVRVIGVSPDSAASHARFTSKYGLNYTLLPDPTHHLCELFGVWQEKVVFGKKRMGVVRTTFIVDAQGIIRWIESPVRVEGHAERVLEALQSPSFRNPS; encoded by the coding sequence ATGGCTCTTTTATCAGTCGGAAGTGAAGTCCCTTCTTTTGAAGCAACTACTGCCAATGGGCAGGCGCTTTCGAACAAACAATTGCTAGATCAGGTGTATATTTTTTACTTCTATCCAAAGGACGATACTCCGGGCTGCACGGCTCAAGCATGCAGCTTCCGCGACGCCAAACCTTTATTTGATGCTGGCCAAGTGCGGGTAATCGGCGTCAGCCCTGACTCGGCCGCTTCGCATGCCCGCTTCACCTCCAAATATGGGCTCAACTACACTCTACTCCCCGATCCTACTCATCACCTCTGTGAGTTATTTGGTGTTTGGCAGGAAAAAGTCGTCTTTGGCAAAAAAAGGATGGGGGTTGTTCGCACAACTTTCATTGTTGACGCCCAAGGAATTATTCGTTGGATAGAAAGCCCCGTTCGCGTTGAAGGACATGCCGAACGTGTATTAGAAGCTCTTCAATCGCCATCTTTTCGGAATCCATCATGA
- the hemB gene encoding porphobilinogen synthase, with amino-acid sequence MNNSLIASIPDLHFSHPAVKTALTRRPRRNRRTAALRGLVQETHLHPSQLIAPVFILEGDNRRQEIKSMPGISRYSVDLLIEEATALYELGIRAIDLFCYTPNEKKDAQASEAIRPGNLLQTALRRLRQELPDMCLMVDVALDPFTDHGHDGIVNEQGEIDNDLTLPVLAQMSLLAAEAGADIVAPSDMMDGRVAYIRQILDQGGHQHVGILSYTAKYASAFYGPFRDALHSAPKFGDKKTYQMNPANSREALLECQLDEQEGADLILVKPALPYLDVIVKIKEQTALPVGAYHVSGEYAMVMAAAQNGWLDADRVFEESLLSIKRAGADFILTYAARRVAEYQRKR; translated from the coding sequence ATGAATAATTCTTTAATCGCATCAATTCCGGACTTACATTTTTCTCACCCAGCCGTTAAAACTGCTCTGACAAGAAGGCCTCGACGCAATCGTCGAACGGCTGCACTTCGTGGACTTGTTCAAGAGACTCATTTGCATCCAAGCCAATTGATTGCACCTGTTTTTATTTTGGAGGGCGACAATCGCCGACAAGAAATTAAAAGCATGCCAGGCATTTCCCGTTATTCAGTGGATCTTTTGATTGAGGAAGCAACAGCATTGTATGAGTTGGGCATTCGCGCCATCGATCTCTTTTGTTATACGCCAAACGAAAAAAAAGATGCCCAAGCTTCGGAGGCTATTAGGCCAGGTAATCTTCTCCAGACTGCATTAAGGCGTTTAAGGCAAGAGTTGCCCGACATGTGCCTCATGGTCGATGTAGCTCTCGATCCTTTTACCGATCATGGCCATGACGGAATTGTGAATGAGCAGGGGGAGATTGACAATGATCTGACTTTGCCAGTTTTGGCGCAGATGTCTCTTTTAGCGGCAGAAGCCGGGGCTGACATCGTGGCTCCGAGTGATATGATGGATGGAAGAGTGGCTTATATTAGGCAGATTCTTGATCAGGGCGGCCACCAGCATGTTGGCATTTTGTCCTATACGGCTAAGTATGCATCTGCCTTTTATGGACCTTTTAGAGACGCCCTTCATTCGGCCCCAAAATTTGGGGATAAAAAGACTTATCAAATGAATCCGGCTAACAGCCGCGAAGCTCTCTTAGAGTGTCAATTAGACGAGCAAGAAGGGGCAGATCTGATTTTGGTTAAGCCGGCTCTCCCTTATTTGGACGTGATTGTCAAGATCAAAGAACAGACGGCGCTTCCAGTTGGTGCTTATCACGTGAGCGGAGAGTATGCCATGGTGATGGCCGCGGCTCAAAATGGCTGGCTGGATGCGGATCGCGTTTTTGAAGAATCGCTTTTGTCGATTAAGCGAGCGGGTGCGGACTTTATTTTAACTTATGCGGCTCGTCGAGTGGCTGAATATCAGCGCAAGCGATGA
- a CDS encoding YjbH domain-containing protein, whose translation MLDYRKHIFCFFSCFACLACSFLPAIDFACDDSQSNLMEDLLVVDYWNKRHNERLPVTFNNLLQGGYFSMPSARMGAEGEVGAGYSWVPPYYTYNLRVQLVDFLEITGNYRIFRGVDDPVLTPMGFGDFSDKGANVKLSLFSPEASHYKLPGVAIGMEDFMGTQAFKAYYIVLTQVLLDNDLEISLGYGAHRIHKWFGGMTWFPFRKLCWSYLQSLAFVLEYDAIPYEDETYERHPKGRVKHTPWNIGVKYRLWDSIDLSLSYIRGDAVAFTASSFFNFGSTKGMLPKLADPMPYKAPVNTQALGCLRPEDVMIQDFSFAMREQGFDLVEAWLSYEDESTVLRLKIVNMVYREERLLRDRFNALLVALTPENIDKVIIVIDAVPALIQEYHYNMSFVRLFQVQAIGRYELNILTPVCEVSYPNVFESKLLFKKKREWLNLELLPKTHTLFGSSRGKFKYALGLTLAVNGFLPENIYYSIKFGYFIFSNLHDIHSVDRLNPSQLINVRTDIITYFQQKSITVDEAYVEKVWNWGRGWYTRLTLGLLEQEYGGVGGEWLYYPVNSSWAIGMDFAILKKRTPEGIGFTNRVRQLHGFEPHYVKFIGSQYFLNLYYDWKCTALEFKISAGKFLADDVGVRTEISRYFPSGLKIGFWYTYTNGNDVINGQTYHDKGLYFSMPLDIFYTKSSRTRWGYGMSAWLRDVGVRAYTGTELYQLINQNRQ comes from the coding sequence ATGCTCGATTATCGAAAACACATCTTCTGCTTTTTCAGCTGTTTTGCTTGCTTGGCATGCTCCTTTCTGCCTGCAATCGATTTTGCATGCGATGATAGCCAATCTAATTTGATGGAAGACTTACTTGTTGTCGACTATTGGAATAAAAGGCATAACGAACGGTTGCCCGTGACCTTTAATAACCTTTTGCAAGGGGGTTATTTCAGCATGCCTTCGGCTCGCATGGGTGCTGAAGGAGAAGTGGGCGCAGGCTACTCTTGGGTTCCTCCATACTATACGTATAACCTGCGCGTCCAACTGGTCGATTTTCTGGAAATTACAGGTAACTATCGCATTTTTCGAGGGGTCGACGACCCTGTTTTGACTCCCATGGGATTCGGGGACTTTTCCGATAAGGGAGCCAACGTCAAACTCTCCCTTTTTAGCCCCGAAGCCAGTCATTACAAACTTCCAGGCGTTGCCATCGGTATGGAAGACTTCATGGGTACGCAGGCCTTCAAAGCCTACTACATCGTCTTGACTCAAGTTTTGCTAGACAACGATCTGGAAATTAGTTTGGGCTATGGAGCCCATCGCATTCACAAGTGGTTCGGCGGGATGACCTGGTTTCCGTTTCGCAAGTTGTGCTGGTCTTACCTTCAAAGCCTTGCATTTGTTTTAGAATACGATGCCATCCCTTATGAAGATGAAACCTATGAAAGGCACCCAAAGGGGCGGGTCAAGCATACCCCGTGGAACATTGGCGTTAAATACCGGTTATGGGACTCGATCGATCTATCTCTGTCCTATATAAGAGGCGATGCCGTCGCCTTCACAGCCTCCTCTTTTTTCAATTTTGGCAGCACAAAAGGAATGCTCCCCAAGCTTGCCGACCCCATGCCGTATAAAGCCCCTGTCAATACGCAGGCACTGGGATGCTTGAGACCGGAAGATGTGATGATTCAGGACTTTAGCTTTGCCATGAGGGAACAGGGCTTTGACTTGGTCGAAGCGTGGCTAAGCTATGAAGATGAAAGCACAGTCTTGCGCCTGAAAATCGTCAACATGGTGTATCGAGAAGAACGCCTCTTGAGAGATCGCTTTAATGCCCTCCTGGTGGCTTTGACTCCTGAGAATATCGATAAGGTGATCATTGTCATCGATGCTGTGCCAGCCCTCATTCAGGAATACCACTACAACATGAGCTTTGTCCGGCTTTTTCAAGTCCAGGCGATTGGCCGGTATGAACTCAACATCTTGACTCCTGTCTGCGAAGTGAGCTACCCCAATGTTTTTGAATCCAAGCTTCTTTTTAAAAAGAAAAGGGAATGGTTGAATCTTGAACTCCTTCCCAAAACCCACACTTTATTTGGTAGCTCGCGGGGTAAATTTAAATATGCATTGGGCTTGACCCTGGCTGTCAATGGCTTTCTTCCAGAAAACATTTACTATTCGATCAAATTTGGCTATTTTATTTTCTCAAATTTGCATGACATCCATAGCGTCGACCGCCTTAACCCCTCGCAATTAATCAACGTACGCACTGACATCATCACTTATTTCCAGCAAAAATCGATCACAGTTGACGAAGCCTATGTCGAGAAAGTGTGGAATTGGGGGCGAGGATGGTATACGCGTTTGACGCTTGGTCTGCTAGAGCAGGAATATGGGGGCGTGGGTGGCGAATGGCTCTATTATCCCGTCAATTCTTCGTGGGCTATTGGAATGGATTTCGCCATCTTAAAAAAGAGAACCCCGGAAGGAATCGGCTTTACCAACAGAGTTCGGCAGCTCCACGGTTTTGAGCCCCACTACGTCAAATTTATTGGATCACAATACTTTCTCAACCTTTACTACGACTGGAAATGCACAGCCCTGGAATTTAAAATCAGTGCCGGTAAATTTTTAGCGGATGATGTCGGCGTGCGCACAGAAATTTCGCGCTACTTCCCAAGCGGTTTGAAAATCGGCTTTTGGTATACCTATACCAATGGCAATGACGTCATCAACGGCCAAACGTACCACGATAAAGGGCTCTACTTTTCGATGCCTCTCGATATTTTCTACACCAAGAGCAGCCGCACGCGTTGGGGATATGGAATGTCGGCATGGCTCCGCGATGTGGGTGTACGTGCTTATACGGGGACTGAACTCTATCAATTGATCAATCAGAATCGTCAGTAA
- a CDS encoding cation:proton antiporter, whose translation MLIQNFFLQLVLILFAARVLGEAAARFNIPSVIGELFAGILIGPSLLGLVEPTATIKLLAEIGIILLLFEVGLETDLSRLAKTGMKPFIVAVGGVTLPFLLGFFVSYSIFDLNLLVSLFIASTLTATSIGITVRVLTDLKKQASDEAQIVLGAAVVDDIIGIIILSMLYEFSMGGGINFFNVGKIILFIGLFLVFAPVAAKFISHTIKYYEERSDIPGLLPTTIVSLLLLFAWLAHQIGAPELLGGFAAGLALSRQFFLPLGAFIHSNPEFSHKVENQMKPIVHLFTPIFFVTVGLSLNLREIDWSSPFIWSLSLLILLVAVVGKLCSGFLLLKDSKWIKWAVGLAMIPRGEVGLIFAEVGRSSQIFNDDIYAAMIIVIAITTVMAPFMMRFFYAYQDKHSKEPRQSIE comes from the coding sequence ATGCTGATTCAAAATTTCTTTCTTCAACTCGTGCTCATCTTATTTGCTGCACGGGTATTAGGTGAGGCGGCAGCGCGCTTCAATATTCCCTCCGTCATAGGAGAGCTGTTTGCTGGGATTTTGATTGGTCCCAGTCTTTTAGGGTTAGTCGAGCCGACAGCGACCATTAAGCTTTTGGCGGAGATTGGAATCATCTTGCTTCTTTTTGAAGTTGGCCTTGAGACCGATCTTTCTCGTTTAGCCAAGACAGGAATGAAGCCTTTCATTGTTGCCGTTGGTGGAGTCACTCTGCCGTTTTTGTTAGGCTTTTTTGTCAGTTACTCCATTTTTGATCTCAATTTGCTCGTTTCACTATTCATTGCCAGTACTTTAACGGCAACGAGCATTGGGATTACCGTTCGCGTTTTGACCGATCTGAAAAAACAAGCCAGTGACGAGGCGCAAATTGTTCTTGGGGCTGCAGTCGTTGACGATATCATTGGCATTATCATTCTTTCCATGCTGTATGAATTTTCGATGGGAGGCGGAATCAATTTCTTTAATGTTGGAAAGATTATCCTTTTTATCGGACTCTTTCTCGTTTTTGCGCCCGTTGCAGCCAAATTCATTTCCCATACGATTAAATATTATGAGGAAAGGAGCGATATCCCGGGGCTATTGCCAACGACGATTGTTTCTTTACTTCTTTTATTTGCTTGGTTGGCTCACCAAATAGGAGCGCCAGAGCTCTTGGGGGGATTCGCAGCAGGGCTTGCGTTATCGCGTCAATTTTTCCTGCCTTTGGGAGCCTTTATTCACAGCAATCCTGAGTTTTCACATAAAGTGGAGAATCAAATGAAGCCTATTGTGCACCTTTTCACCCCGATCTTTTTTGTGACGGTTGGATTGTCGCTCAATTTGCGCGAAATTGATTGGAGCTCTCCTTTTATTTGGTCGCTTTCTTTATTGATCTTGCTGGTTGCTGTTGTTGGAAAGCTTTGCTCTGGATTTTTACTCTTAAAGGACTCTAAGTGGATCAAGTGGGCTGTAGGGCTTGCCATGATTCCAAGAGGCGAGGTGGGCTTAATTTTTGCAGAGGTTGGCCGCAGTAGTCAAATTTTTAACGATGATATTTATGCTGCGATGATCATTGTGATTGCGATTACAACCGTCATGGCGCCTTTTATGATGAGATTTTTTTATGCTTACCAAGATAAACACTCTAAAGAGCCTCGTCAATCTATTGAGTGA
- a CDS encoding Na(+)-translocating NADH-quinone reductase subunit A, giving the protein MVHIKITKGLDIPLKGKPEGAIKPLVASGDAHALTHPTQLALDFNPFEDVRFKLLAHVGDSVKLGQPLAEDKSTPGRFFVSPAGGVVREIRRGLKRRLLDIVIEVAPQEEIDKQPAFDLATNSREELVNHLKLAGLFAHIRQRPFNFLANPDKTPRSIFVKAVESAAFVPPAEMQVIGYEREFQKGLDALTKLTDGHVHLVYRQGSSLAAFTEAKGVEKHTVEGPHPVGNTSLHIQEIDPIRSAEDVVWTLDAHTVVALGYQLLHGQYFVDRVISIAGPGIVEGKTGYFKVREGFPIAGLVAGRLAKGVVRLISGNPLSGRKVGSEDFLGYYDDCFCAIPENTKREFLHFFRLGADKYTFSGTYLSGHLDNSHREYDFTTNQHGEHRAFVDSTLYDDVMPLSVPTMHLVKAVMAEDYDLAAELGLLEVDAEDFDLATFVDPSKIEMADIIRTGLRRYAADVLK; this is encoded by the coding sequence ATGGTGCATATTAAAATCACAAAAGGATTAGATATTCCGTTAAAAGGGAAACCAGAAGGGGCTATTAAGCCTTTAGTCGCGAGTGGAGATGCTCATGCACTGACCCATCCTACACAGCTGGCACTCGACTTCAACCCTTTTGAAGATGTTAGATTTAAATTGTTAGCCCATGTGGGAGACAGTGTTAAATTGGGACAGCCCTTAGCGGAAGACAAAAGCACGCCGGGTCGTTTTTTTGTCTCCCCAGCAGGCGGCGTTGTGCGTGAGATTCGCCGTGGACTTAAACGGAGACTCTTAGATATTGTCATCGAAGTGGCTCCCCAAGAAGAAATCGATAAACAGCCTGCATTTGATCTTGCAACGAATTCGAGAGAGGAGCTTGTCAATCACTTAAAGCTGGCAGGGCTTTTTGCCCATATCCGTCAGCGCCCTTTTAATTTTTTAGCCAATCCCGACAAAACTCCTCGCTCTATTTTTGTTAAAGCCGTTGAGTCAGCCGCTTTTGTTCCCCCAGCAGAAATGCAGGTGATAGGCTATGAAAGAGAGTTTCAGAAAGGGCTGGATGCCTTGACTAAATTAACCGACGGACACGTCCACCTGGTTTATCGACAAGGCTCTTCCTTGGCCGCCTTTACAGAAGCTAAAGGCGTCGAAAAGCATACGGTAGAAGGGCCTCATCCTGTTGGTAATACCTCCTTGCATATTCAGGAAATCGATCCTATACGCTCGGCAGAGGATGTTGTGTGGACACTCGATGCTCATACAGTCGTGGCTCTAGGCTATCAGCTTCTGCATGGCCAATATTTTGTCGACCGCGTGATAAGCATCGCAGGGCCTGGCATTGTCGAGGGTAAAACGGGCTATTTCAAGGTGCGTGAAGGATTTCCCATTGCGGGCCTTGTTGCAGGGCGTTTGGCAAAAGGGGTTGTCCGCCTGATTTCAGGAAATCCGTTAAGCGGCCGCAAAGTGGGATCTGAAGATTTTCTAGGCTATTACGACGATTGTTTTTGTGCCATTCCAGAAAATACTAAACGAGAATTTTTACACTTCTTCCGTTTGGGAGCCGATAAGTATACCTTTAGCGGCACTTATTTATCTGGGCATTTAGACAATTCTCATCGCGAATACGACTTCACAACCAATCAACATGGTGAGCATCGCGCCTTTGTCGATAGTACTTTGTATGACGACGTCATGCCCTTATCGGTTCCAACCATGCACTTGGTGAAAGCGGTTATGGCAGAAGACTATGACTTGGCGGCAGAACTGGGCCTTTTAGAAGTCGATGCTGAGGATTTCGATCTAGCAACCTTTGTCGATCCATCAAAAATCGAAATGGCAGATATCATTCGCACAGGGCTGCGCCGGTATGCTGCTGATGTGCTAAAGTAA
- the gspE gene encoding type II secretion system ATPase GspE encodes MTGVDEKELESNEGLSLPGIFGSDDAHAQLAKQFGMASYHDLSEYRVSKERYKQIPYAFAKKHVILPIQDDGSVVVVAVADPLNLAPLEELRFLLNCEVEAAYSPRDVILSAIHDCYNTEDGAASQLIAGMDKNDDGRDGEIEVFDLLDHTKHQSPIVQLLNLILTEAIQQGASDIHFEPSENGMRVRYRIDGVLQNRHAPSQDYQVQLLTRIKVMSKLDIAEHRLPQDGRIKLRMGRREVDFRVSTVPIAGGERIVLRILDKGNVLLGLDKIGMLPPVFEQFQRLVTLPEGIVLVTGPTGSGKTTTLYSAICDMTNDEINIMTIEDPVEYNLKGIAQIGVHHKIKLDFATGLRHILRQDPDVIMVGEIRDKETAEIAIQAALTGHLVLSTLHTNDAPSAITRLVDMGIEPYLLSSCIVGVLAQRLVRRICPECKEAYVPSAKELQSIGIKPETLKDGVLYRGKGCGHCYGTGFKGRQGVYELMPVNNAVNKQIVQSPDAVEMRRVALSQGMISLLGHGAELVKQGHSTVAEVLRVARGIEEQG; translated from the coding sequence ATGACGGGCGTTGACGAAAAAGAACTAGAATCAAATGAAGGGTTGTCTTTGCCAGGAATATTTGGTAGCGATGATGCGCATGCGCAGCTAGCTAAGCAATTTGGAATGGCCTCTTATCACGACCTGTCTGAATACCGGGTTAGTAAAGAGCGTTACAAACAAATTCCTTATGCCTTTGCTAAGAAGCACGTGATTCTGCCGATTCAAGACGATGGTTCAGTGGTCGTCGTGGCTGTTGCCGATCCGCTCAATTTAGCCCCGCTTGAAGAGCTGCGTTTTTTGCTCAACTGTGAAGTTGAGGCGGCCTATAGTCCTCGCGATGTCATTTTATCTGCTATTCATGACTGCTACAATACAGAGGATGGAGCCGCATCCCAACTGATTGCTGGCATGGATAAGAATGATGATGGGCGGGATGGAGAAATCGAAGTCTTCGACCTTCTCGATCACACCAAACATCAATCGCCGATTGTTCAGCTGCTCAATTTAATCCTAACCGAAGCCATTCAACAAGGTGCCTCAGATATTCACTTTGAACCCTCTGAAAATGGAATGCGCGTGCGTTATCGCATCGACGGCGTCTTACAAAATAGGCATGCACCCTCTCAAGATTATCAGGTGCAGTTGTTGACTCGTATCAAAGTCATGTCTAAGTTAGACATTGCCGAGCATCGCTTGCCCCAGGACGGACGGATTAAACTGCGCATGGGAAGGCGTGAGGTCGATTTCCGTGTCAGTACTGTGCCGATTGCAGGCGGCGAGCGCATTGTTTTGCGTATTTTGGATAAGGGCAATGTCCTGCTCGGACTCGATAAAATCGGAATGCTGCCACCCGTGTTTGAGCAGTTTCAAAGGCTTGTCACTCTTCCAGAGGGAATTGTCTTAGTCACGGGGCCAACGGGAAGTGGTAAGACGACGACGCTCTACAGCGCTATTTGCGACATGACTAATGATGAAATTAATATCATGACTATCGAAGATCCTGTCGAATACAACTTAAAAGGGATCGCTCAAATTGGTGTGCATCATAAGATTAAATTGGATTTCGCAACGGGTTTAAGGCATATCCTCCGCCAAGACCCGGACGTCATCATGGTAGGGGAAATACGCGATAAAGAAACGGCCGAAATTGCGATTCAAGCAGCTTTGACGGGGCACTTGGTTTTGAGCACTTTGCATACAAACGATGCCCCTTCTGCCATCACCCGTTTAGTAGATATGGGAATCGAGCCTTACTTGCTCTCCTCTTGCATTGTAGGGGTATTGGCTCAGAGGCTTGTTCGCCGTATTTGTCCAGAATGCAAGGAGGCTTATGTTCCGAGCGCTAAAGAGCTGCAAAGTATTGGAATTAAGCCCGAGACCTTAAAAGACGGCGTGCTTTATCGGGGGAAGGGGTGCGGCCATTGTTATGGTACGGGATTTAAGGGCCGTCAGGGTGTTTATGAGCTTATGCCAGTCAATAATGCCGTTAACAAGCAGATTGTGCAAAGCCCTGATGCAGTCGAGATGCGTCGCGTCGCGCTCTCACAAGGTATGATTAGCTTGCTAGGTCATGGCGCTGAGCTTGTTAAGCAAGGCCATTCTACAGTGGCAGAGGTTTTGCGCGTCGCCAGAGGTATTGAGGAGCAAGGATAA